One window of Anaerolineales bacterium genomic DNA carries:
- a CDS encoding carboxypeptidase M32 produces the protein MSDKLNKFKEMIGEVFDLNRAASVLSWDQQVNMPPGGAEARGQQLATLGKIAQEKFTSDEMGSLLEELKKEYTDPETDEGAIVRVAARDYEKAKRVPPEFVAEQAMVSTKAVEAWVEAKGKSDFSIFRPHLEKNLELIKKYVSFFPPADHPYDVLLDDYEPGLPTAEVREIFGNLRPKQVALIKAIGEAKQVKSDFLKKSFNEKKVWDFGETVIRKFGYDFRRGRQDKAPHPFETTFSVDDVRITNRFEKNSPLATLFSAMHECGHALYELGGNPAYERTPLASGTSLAVHESQSRMWENLVGRSLPFWEHFYPELKKAFPSQLNGVNVKAFYKAINKVEPSLIRVNADEATYNLHIMLRLEIEIGMVEGSIAVKDLPEIWNARMHDYLGVTPPSDSQGVLQDIHWSYGSIGYFSTYALGNIISAQLWERINKEIRNLEEQIRKGQFAELREWLRKNIHQYGHKYDPRDLVRKVTGNDIDSAAYVRYLTEKYGEIYGL, from the coding sequence ATGTCTGATAAATTGAATAAATTCAAGGAAATGATCGGCGAAGTATTCGATCTGAATCGCGCGGCGTCGGTGTTGTCGTGGGATCAGCAGGTGAACATGCCGCCCGGAGGGGCGGAGGCGCGCGGCCAGCAGCTTGCCACATTGGGGAAGATCGCGCAGGAAAAATTCACTTCCGATGAAATGGGAAGTTTGCTCGAGGAACTGAAAAAGGAATATACGGATCCCGAAACCGACGAAGGGGCGATAGTCCGTGTGGCGGCGCGCGATTACGAAAAGGCAAAACGCGTCCCGCCAGAGTTTGTGGCGGAGCAGGCGATGGTTTCTACGAAAGCGGTCGAGGCATGGGTGGAGGCAAAAGGCAAATCGGATTTTTCCATCTTCCGGCCGCATCTCGAAAAGAACCTGGAATTGATCAAGAAGTATGTTTCGTTCTTCCCTCCCGCCGATCATCCGTACGATGTGCTTTTGGATGATTACGAACCGGGCCTGCCAACCGCCGAAGTTCGCGAAATATTCGGCAACCTGCGCCCGAAACAGGTTGCGTTGATCAAAGCCATCGGCGAAGCCAAACAGGTGAAAAGCGACTTTCTTAAAAAATCATTCAATGAAAAGAAGGTTTGGGATTTTGGCGAAACCGTCATCAGGAAATTCGGATACGATTTCAGGCGCGGCAGGCAGGATAAAGCGCCGCATCCCTTCGAGACCACCTTCAGCGTGGACGATGTGCGAATCACGAATCGTTTCGAAAAGAACTCGCCGCTTGCCACGCTGTTCAGCGCCATGCACGAGTGCGGTCACGCTTTGTACGAACTCGGGGGTAACCCCGCTTATGAGCGCACACCCCTTGCAAGCGGCACATCGCTTGCAGTGCACGAATCGCAATCCCGCATGTGGGAGAATCTCGTCGGCCGATCGCTTCCCTTCTGGGAACATTTTTATCCGGAGTTGAAAAAAGCCTTCCCGTCACAACTGAACGGCGTGAATGTCAAGGCGTTCTATAAGGCGATCAACAAGGTCGAGCCAAGTCTGATCCGGGTCAACGCGGATGAAGCCACCTATAACCTGCATATCATGCTTCGCCTCGAGATCGAGATCGGCATGGTGGAAGGCAGCATCGCGGTCAAGGACCTTCCAGAAATCTGGAATGCCAGGATGCACGATTACCTCGGCGTCACGCCCCCCAGTGATTCGCAGGGCGTCCTGCAGGATATTCACTGGTCATACGGTTCCATTGGTTATTTTTCCACTTACGCGCTCGGCAATATCATCTCTGCGCAGTTGTGGGAGAGGATCAATAAAGAGATCAGGAATCTCGAAGAGCAAATTCGAAAGGGTCAATTCGCAGAACTGCGCGAATGGTTGAGAAAAAACATCCATCAGTATGGGCACAAATATGATCCGCGCGACCTGGTGCGGAAGGTCACTGGAAATGATATCGACTCGGCTGCATATGTCCGCTACTTGACGGAAAAGTACGGCGAGATTTACGGGTTGTAA
- a CDS encoding c-type cytochrome yields the protein MKKIFKWIGIVLASLIGLIIVAGLAMFSIGNSRMNKTYDFPPSDLVLPTDEASLELGRHRAEVLCQGCHGEDLGGDLEFFNDPALGTIQSANLTSGDGGIGSTYTTEDFVRAIRHGIDREGKPIFMPAVVSTAFMSDEELAAVIAYIKTVPPVDRATNGADFTPLAKILYTAGMLPPMPVETVTHDIHVAAPEPGVSVEYGKYLMDTHDCRLCHGPDLNGGPFPDPTITKISPNLTPGGELAFWSEEDFINTIRTGVTPGGHELDSTLMPWQDYGKFHDDELKAIYMYLQSLPELPQYTE from the coding sequence GTGAAGAAAATATTTAAATGGATTGGGATCGTACTCGCTTCATTGATTGGGTTGATTATCGTTGCCGGGCTTGCCATGTTTTCGATCGGCAACAGCCGTATGAACAAGACCTATGATTTCCCGCCATCAGATCTTGTGTTACCGACCGATGAAGCCAGCCTTGAGCTTGGCAGGCATCGCGCTGAAGTGCTTTGTCAGGGTTGTCACGGAGAAGATCTTGGCGGGGATTTGGAGTTTTTCAACGATCCGGCGCTGGGCACTATTCAATCCGCTAACCTGACAAGCGGTGACGGCGGTATCGGAAGCACATATACTACCGAGGATTTTGTCCGTGCCATCCGGCATGGAATTGACAGGGAAGGCAAGCCGATATTCATGCCCGCGGTCGTTTCCACAGCTTTTATGAGCGATGAAGAGCTGGCGGCGGTAATCGCCTACATCAAGACAGTCCCGCCAGTGGACCGGGCAACCAATGGAGCAGATTTCACACCGCTCGCAAAAATATTGTATACAGCGGGCATGCTCCCGCCAATGCCTGTCGAAACGGTCACACACGATATTCATGTCGCCGCCCCTGAACCCGGCGTAAGCGTTGAGTATGGTAAATATTTAATGGATACTCACGATTGCCGCTTGTGCCATGGTCCCGATTTGAACGGCGGTCCGTTCCCCGACCCGACCATCACTAAAATTTCCCCCAACCTGACCCCAGGCGGTGAACTCGCTTTTTGGAGTGAAGAGGATTTCATCAATACGATTCGCACAGGCGTCACGCCGGGCGGACATGAATTGGACTCCACCCTGATGCCCTGGCAGGATTACGGCAAATTCCACGACGATGAATTGAAGGCGATCTACATGTATTTACAATCGCTGCCGGAACTTCCGCAATACACGGAATGA
- a CDS encoding DUF3052 family protein, whose product MASGYSGTPLYKKLGFTTPPLRVLTINVPREYKGWLGELPKGVALASNVTPPIRAAHVFATERGFLDAVLSTLRTKLAQDGFVWVSWPKKSAKVPTDITEDVIREIALPLGFVDVKVCSVSDLWSGLKLMIRRSNREK is encoded by the coding sequence ATGGCGTCTGGCTACTCTGGAACCCCTTTATATAAAAAACTCGGATTTACCACCCCGCCTCTTCGCGTCCTGACGATCAACGTGCCGCGCGAATATAAAGGCTGGCTGGGAGAGTTACCGAAAGGCGTGGCGCTGGCTTCGAATGTGACCCCTCCCATAAGGGCGGCGCATGTCTTCGCCACTGAACGGGGATTCCTGGACGCCGTACTTTCCACCCTGCGAACCAAACTTGCTCAGGACGGATTCGTTTGGGTTTCATGGCCTAAAAAATCGGCGAAGGTCCCAACCGATATTACCGAAGATGTGATCCGTGAGATTGCCCTGCCGCTCGGCTTTGTGGATGTGAAGGTCTGTTCGGTGAGCGATCTATGGTCCGGATTGAAATTGATGATCCGACGGTCTAACAGGGAGAAATAG
- a CDS encoding aldo/keto reductase, producing MLYKTLGNSGLNVSELCLGTMTFGEDWGWGASREVSRQMFDAFAEAGGNFIDTSCNYTNGTSEKFIGEFTKGERDRFVIATKYSLRVGKGHPSDPNHGGNSRKSMLRSVETSLERLETDYIDLLYLHMWDFRTSIDEVLHAANSLIASGKVLYFAFSDTPAWVVSYALARCMEYGWARPAALQVPYSIMDRAVERAEIPMAGEYGLSILTWGMLEGGVLTGKYSQISDEPRREKSVGEREIKAGETVAAIAREVGCSPAQAALTWVRQKNPNILPILGCRTLAQVQDNLGCLGVRLTSEQMAVLDAVAEFKLGFPLAFLKSDHVGNLLFGETYKKLEKG from the coding sequence ATGCTTTATAAAACCTTGGGTAACAGCGGACTGAACGTTTCGGAGTTATGTCTTGGGACAATGACATTCGGCGAGGATTGGGGCTGGGGCGCCTCCAGGGAAGTCAGCAGGCAGATGTTCGATGCCTTCGCAGAAGCGGGAGGAAATTTCATCGATACGTCATGCAATTACACGAACGGAACGAGCGAGAAATTCATCGGGGAATTCACCAAAGGCGAACGGGACCGTTTCGTGATCGCCACGAAGTATTCGCTGCGGGTTGGAAAGGGGCATCCGTCTGACCCCAACCACGGCGGGAATTCCCGTAAAAGCATGCTTCGTTCGGTGGAAACAAGCCTGGAACGATTGGAAACCGATTACATCGACCTGCTTTACCTTCACATGTGGGATTTTCGCACCTCCATCGATGAGGTCTTGCACGCAGCCAATTCCCTGATCGCTTCGGGAAAAGTTTTGTATTTCGCGTTTTCGGATACGCCTGCATGGGTCGTCTCTTATGCGCTCGCAAGATGCATGGAGTACGGATGGGCACGGCCTGCTGCGCTTCAAGTTCCGTATTCAATCATGGATCGCGCGGTCGAGCGCGCGGAGATTCCAATGGCGGGCGAATATGGACTTTCCATCCTTACCTGGGGGATGTTGGAAGGCGGCGTGTTGACAGGGAAGTACAGTCAAATATCAGATGAGCCGAGGCGCGAGAAATCGGTCGGCGAACGCGAGATTAAGGCTGGCGAAACGGTGGCGGCTATTGCAAGGGAGGTCGGCTGTTCACCAGCGCAGGCTGCCTTGACATGGGTGCGCCAGAAAAACCCGAACATCCTTCCCATTTTGGGATGCAGGACGCTTGCCCAGGTCCAGGACAACCTTGGCTGCCTCGGCGTTCGGCTTACATCAGAACAAATGGCGGTATTGGATGCGGTGGCGGAATTCAAATTGGGCTTCCCACTTGCCTTCTTGAAGAGCGATCACGTTGGGAATTTGCTTTTCGGAGAGACGTATAAAAAGCTGGAAAAGGGATAG
- a CDS encoding MerR family transcriptional regulator → MFKIGEFSKLSRVSVRMLRHYDQLGLLKPVQTDSVTNYRYYTADQLPRLNRILALRDLGFSLEQIAGMLDEGLSSEQMLGMFRLKRAEIEQQMQEERSRLSRLEVRIRQLNRREEAGMYDVILRSVGAELAASYREVAEDDERISSMFNELEMYVARFEKARADKPPFSIYYDAEYRETEIDAEVAVPLAFAIPGTGTIKVREMPAIASAACVVHSGGYATLYQAYNALLNWIDANRYRMLGPIREVYLRYGADDLDFELPPSHLAQNPDQYVTELQLEVEKI, encoded by the coding sequence ATGTTCAAGATCGGTGAATTCTCCAAGTTGAGCCGCGTTTCAGTGCGGATGCTGAGGCATTACGACCAGTTGGGCCTGCTCAAGCCAGTTCAAACGGATTCGGTCACCAATTACCGTTATTACACAGCGGATCAACTTCCGCGCTTGAATCGGATTCTGGCATTACGCGACCTGGGTTTTTCGCTCGAGCAGATCGCCGGGATGCTCGATGAAGGGCTGTCTTCCGAACAGATGCTCGGCATGTTCAGGTTGAAACGCGCCGAGATCGAGCAGCAGATGCAGGAGGAACGGTCGAGGCTGTCACGGCTCGAGGTGCGCATCCGCCAACTGAACCGGAGAGAGGAGGCTGGCATGTACGATGTGATTTTGCGAAGTGTCGGCGCGGAGTTGGCAGCGTCGTATCGCGAGGTTGCTGAGGATGATGAACGGATCTCGTCCATGTTTAATGAGCTGGAAATGTATGTAGCCCGGTTTGAAAAAGCCCGAGCGGATAAGCCCCCTTTTTCGATTTACTATGACGCGGAATATCGCGAAACCGAAATCGATGCGGAAGTTGCGGTGCCGCTGGCGTTTGCCATACCCGGCACTGGGACAATCAAGGTGCGCGAGATGCCCGCCATAGCAAGTGCGGCATGTGTGGTGCATTCGGGCGGTTATGCAACCCTGTATCAAGCGTATAACGCCCTCCTGAATTGGATCGATGCAAACCGCTACCGTATGCTGGGTCCCATCCGTGAGGTGTATTTGCGTTACGGCGCAGACGACTTGGATTTTGAATTGCCGCCAAGCCACCTGGCACAAAATCCGGATCAGTATGTGACGGAACTTCAACTTGAAGTCGAAAAAATATAG